In a genomic window of Neisseria flavescens:
- a CDS encoding transposase: MTGKSYPTDLTDAQWQAIEPHFNRLRHYKWDKRKLVNAVLYITKTGCQWRMLPNDFPPYPTVWSFYCRANQSGLWDRILLALVQKNV, from the coding sequence ATGACTGGAAAATCCTACCCAACAGACTTAACAGATGCCCAATGGCAAGCGATTGAGCCACATTTTAACCGGCTACGCCACTACAAATGGGATAAACGTAAATTAGTGAATGCCGTTTTGTACATTACCAAAACAGGTTGCCAATGGCGTATGCTGCCCAATGATTTTCCACCTTATCCAACCGTATGGAGTTTCTATTGCAGAGCCAACCAATCAGGCTTATGGGATAGGATTCTTTTGGCATTGGTTCAAAAAAACGTTTAA
- a CDS encoding type II toxin-antitoxin system death-on-curing family toxin has protein sequence MIDSGLVALIHQTVLADEAGLKGYADMARPEGALSRIANWQQYEDLQNIYEIAALYAQAIAKAHAFPDGNKRTALLTMLTYLDLQGIGIVPDQGLDDLMVDLAAGKIDFRQLAEMLQAMDNE, from the coding sequence ATGATAGACAGCGGACTGGTCGCACTCATTCACCAAACCGTACTGGCGGATGAAGCAGGACTGAAAGGATATGCGGATATGGCGCGGCCGGAAGGCGCACTGTCGCGTATCGCCAACTGGCAGCAATATGAAGACCTGCAAAACATCTACGAAATTGCCGCCCTCTATGCCCAAGCCATCGCCAAAGCCCATGCCTTTCCCGACGGCAACAAGCGCACCGCCCTACTGACTATGCTGACCTACCTCGATTTGCAGGGTATCGGCATTGTTCCCGATCAGGGGCTGGATGATTTGATGGTCGATTTGGCGGCGGGCAAAATCGACTTTAGGCAGCTTGCCGAAATGTTGCAGGCAATGGACAACGAATAG
- the ribA gene encoding GTP cyclohydrolase II, with product MSNALKFVASCRLPTEWGEFTMHGFEEEGGQEHVALTMGDVSDGLPVLSRIHSECLTGDALFSVKCDCGPQLQAAMQAVQKEGRGVIVYLRQEGRGIGLINKIRAYRLQDQGLDTVEANVALGLPVDARDFTLAKQIYDYLHIREVRLLTNNPEKIQTLKNSGINVVERIALHVGENVENERYLHTKADKLGHLIFD from the coding sequence ATGAGTAACGCCTTGAAGTTTGTTGCGTCATGCCGTTTGCCTACGGAATGGGGCGAGTTTACCATGCACGGCTTTGAAGAAGAGGGTGGTCAGGAGCATGTCGCATTGACGATGGGCGATGTTTCAGACGGCCTGCCTGTGTTGTCGCGTATTCATTCCGAGTGCTTGACCGGTGATGCTTTATTTTCGGTGAAATGTGATTGCGGCCCTCAGTTGCAAGCGGCGATGCAGGCCGTTCAAAAAGAAGGGCGTGGCGTTATCGTATATTTGCGCCAAGAAGGCAGGGGCATTGGTTTGATAAACAAAATCCGTGCTTATCGTCTGCAAGATCAGGGCTTGGATACGGTTGAGGCCAATGTAGCGCTCGGACTTCCTGTTGATGCACGCGATTTCACTTTGGCCAAGCAGATTTATGATTATCTGCATATTCGTGAAGTCAGGTTGTTGACCAATAACCCTGAAAAAATCCAAACGTTGAAAAATTCCGGTATTAATGTGGTCGAACGGATTGCATTACATGTCGGCGAAAATGTGGAAAATGAACGTTATCTGCATACTAAAGCGGATAAATTGGGGCATTTGATTTTCGATTGA
- a CDS encoding HpaII family restriction endonuclease, translating to MTHFSGNKGEWSELYVLLKLLSDRALALGGNGKANIASILLPIIEVIRNEQNGKNQYCYDPNNRNNIQISIAGKNKSFIVPIVEFTGNAKKLLKNILDGKVKGTFTVDNDLEIFLRKIGCTRVREDSKSKSDIYVKVHDSRSGFSPLLGFSVKSELAGAPTLFNASGATNFTFKIENWDSSNTEKVNNIFSKRKKKDGTFAADVKGRVREILRLGGDLEFVKTDNRIFLGNLVLIDSKLPEILACLIKTYYSDSENRVALIDLIETVSTENPCNFVMDFNHQFYNYKIKKLLCESALGMRPAEVWHGTYDATGGYIVVKEDGNLVCYHIYNRNDFEEYLLINNKMETPSSEKHGFGKIYENNGGYFIKLNLQIRFIK from the coding sequence ATGACTCATTTCTCAGGAAACAAAGGCGAATGGAGTGAGCTTTATGTGCTCTTGAAACTGCTTTCGGACAGAGCGCTCGCTTTAGGAGGAAACGGCAAGGCAAATATTGCCAGCATCCTGCTTCCGATTATTGAGGTAATCCGTAATGAGCAAAACGGAAAAAATCAATATTGTTACGATCCTAATAATAGAAACAATATACAAATCTCAATTGCAGGAAAAAATAAAAGTTTTATTGTTCCTATCGTAGAATTTACAGGAAATGCCAAAAAGCTGTTAAAGAATATTCTTGATGGCAAAGTAAAAGGAACGTTTACTGTAGATAATGATTTGGAAATTTTCCTTAGAAAAATCGGCTGTACCAGGGTAAGAGAAGATTCAAAATCAAAAAGTGATATTTATGTTAAAGTCCATGATTCACGAAGCGGCTTCTCCCCTTTGCTCGGATTTAGCGTCAAATCAGAATTGGCTGGTGCGCCGACACTATTTAATGCCTCAGGTGCAACCAACTTTACTTTTAAAATTGAAAATTGGGATTCTTCCAACACCGAAAAAGTAAACAATATTTTTTCCAAAAGAAAGAAAAAAGACGGTACTTTTGCGGCAGACGTAAAAGGAAGGGTAAGAGAGATTCTTAGGCTTGGTGGAGATTTGGAGTTTGTGAAAACCGATAACAGGATATTTCTTGGAAATTTGGTTTTAATAGATAGCAAACTTCCAGAAATATTAGCCTGTTTGATCAAAACTTATTATTCCGATTCAGAAAACAGAGTTGCTTTAATTGATTTGATTGAAACTGTTTCAACTGAGAATCCCTGCAACTTTGTAATGGATTTTAATCATCAGTTTTACAATTACAAAATCAAAAAATTATTATGTGAATCGGCATTGGGAATGAGACCTGCAGAAGTTTGGCATGGTACATATGATGCAACAGGCGGCTATATTGTTGTAAAAGAAGATGGAAATCTAGTTTGTTACCACATTTATAATAGAAATGATTTCGAAGAATATCTACTGATCAATAATAAGATGGAAACACCAAGCTCAGAAAAACATGGATTTGGAAAAATTTATGAAAATAATGGTGGTTATTTCATAAAATTAAATTTACAAATCCGTTTTATCAAATAA
- a CDS encoding YadA family autotransporter adhesin: protein MGELAGKQAAATEAAKLKIENLLKNQPKDVIDAASDAAVKAAQDEAKAQYLKEKGLDKGMGGTVISNLGRGTAPGDAVNVDQLQNSGWYLDAKVVAGSSGKVISGNVSPSKVKMDETVNIDAGNNIEITRNGKNIGIATSMTPQFSSVSLGSGADAPTLSVDNEGALKVGSKDANKPVRITNVAPGVKDGDVANVAQLKGSLQNLNNRIDNVDGNARAGIAQAIATAGLAQAYLPGKSMMAIGGGTYRGEAGYAIGYSSISDTGNWVVKGTASGNSRGHFGASTSVGYQW from the coding sequence ATGGGCGAACTTGCCGGCAAACAGGCCGCCGCCACCGAAGCAGCGAAGCTCAAAATCGAAAACCTGCTGAAAAATCAGCCGAAAGATGTCATTGATGCCGCCTCCGATGCCGCTGTAAAAGCAGCGCAGGACGAGGCGAAGGCGCAATATCTGAAAGAGAAGGGTTTGGATAAGGGTATGGGCGGCACGGTCATTTCCAATTTGGGGCGTGGTACTGCGCCGGGCGATGCCGTAAACGTCGATCAGCTGCAAAACAGCGGTTGGTATTTGGACGCTAAGGTGGTCGCCGGTTCTTCCGGAAAAGTCATCAGCGGCAATGTTTCGCCGAGCAAGGTAAAGATGGATGAAACCGTCAACATTGATGCCGGCAACAACATCGAGATTACCCGCAACGGTAAAAATATCGGCATCGCTACTTCAATGACCCCGCAGTTTTCCAGCGTTTCGCTCGGATCCGGGGCGGATGCGCCCACTTTGAGCGTGGATAATGAGGGTGCGTTGAAGGTCGGCAGCAAGGATGCCAACAAACCCGTCCGCATCACCAATGTCGCCCCGGGCGTTAAAGACGGTGACGTTGCCAACGTTGCACAGCTTAAAGGTTCGCTGCAAAACTTGAACAACCGCATCGACAATGTGGACGGCAACGCGCGCGCGGGTATCGCCCAAGCGATTGCAACCGCAGGTTTGGCTCAGGCGTATCTGCCCGGCAAGAGTATGATGGCGATCGGCGGCGGTACTTATCGCGGCGAAGCCGGTTACGCCATCGGCTATTCGAGCATTTCTGACACTGGGAATTGGGTTGTCAAGGGCACGGCTTCCGGCAATTCGCGCGGTCATTTCGGTGCCTCCACATCTGTCGGTTACCAATGGTAA
- a CDS encoding KilA-N domain-containing protein produces the protein MSIQTISFNQFSVSFQENGYLNATAIAEQYDKRVGNYLRNERTQEYIAALNERLFNPETRNRVTAENQLVIIRKGGNDKKSQGTWLHPKLAVDFARWLNPKFAVWCDEQIEALLNKVSDGIKTVTPKPPRALPNGLTGEQIEAVKKLHNALTKSAPKEAQARIAITLWSAVKSKFGCSYKEVPAEQFPEVLSVMSRVAVENGVLYGEVLDREPLPAPQPALLDGLDIERFAVTVYYGTWALEMLKEVALPLRQLGHPKAATMYTLWNESRSFLRYNIQALQRVLPALEPDHAAHVRGTLDRLKRLNARFI, from the coding sequence ATGTCTATCCAAACTATCTCTTTCAACCAATTTTCTGTTTCTTTCCAAGAAAACGGCTATTTGAACGCCACTGCGATTGCCGAACAATATGACAAACGTGTCGGCAACTATCTTCGCAACGAACGCACACAGGAATATATTGCCGCTTTAAACGAAAGACTGTTTAATCCCGAAACGCGAAATCGCGTAACGGCAGAAAATCAATTAGTTATTATTAGAAAAGGCGGGAACGACAAAAAATCACAAGGCACGTGGCTGCATCCGAAACTTGCCGTAGATTTCGCCCGTTGGCTTAATCCGAAATTTGCAGTTTGGTGCGATGAGCAAATTGAAGCTTTATTAAATAAAGTTTCAGACGGCATAAAAACAGTTACCCCAAAGCCCCCCCGCGCCCTACCTAACGGTTTGACCGGCGAACAAATCGAAGCCGTCAAAAAACTGCACAACGCCCTGACCAAATCCGCACCCAAAGAAGCGCAGGCACGTATCGCCATTACCCTTTGGTCTGCCGTTAAAAGCAAGTTCGGATGCAGCTACAAAGAAGTGCCTGCCGAACAGTTCCCCGAAGTGTTAAGCGTGATGAGCCGCGTAGCAGTTGAAAACGGCGTGCTGTACGGCGAAGTCCTCGACCGCGAACCACTGCCCGCACCGCAACCCGCCCTGCTCGACGGCCTCGACATCGAACGCTTCGCTGTAACCGTCTACTACGGCACGTGGGCACTCGAAATGCTCAAAGAAGTCGCCCTACCCCTCAGACAACTCGGCCACCCCAAAGCCGCCACTATGTACACCCTGTGGAATGAAAGCCGCAGCTTCCTGCGCTACAACATCCAAGCCCTGCAGCGCGTCCTACCGGCATTGGAACCCGACCACGCCGCCCACGTCCGCGGCACGCTCGACAGACTGAAAAGGCTCAACGCCCGCTTCATCTGA
- a CDS encoding tape measure protein has protein sequence MSDLEAKIKITVENGTAAGFNQAANSAESASKTIENAINNVKARLKTHFDDMQKSMEQAFHVNPSTFKNLGDAQEGMFNKISSSARKVYEETRTPMEQFKAKLAEVNQLLNLGAIDVETYGRKVEQLNSELEQTDGKASAAAGGLGKIGTLLAGLASVGFAKSILDTADAMQLINSQVRMVTSSETEYLSVQRQLLDVANNTGASLESTASLYVSTSRALKDYGYTQQEILQFTEATNNAMTIGNVGAQQQAAALMQLSQALGSGVLQGDEFKSIADAAPILLDTIAEYMGKSRTEIKKLGSEGQLTADVIFKAISGASEKLGKQAAKIPMTMGKALTVFSNNWQSMVSKLMNDSGTMSGIASIIKLIADNLTLVVPIVAGFAVAVAAATAQVIGLNVAMLANPFGIIAVSIGTVIGLIARFGDEIDVFGGGWSNLSDVVQAVWQVITETIGDAVDTVKSWFGDLTAWVDEEVGGWSSLFERVMGVISSTIGAYINVYINTFATGWMLIKEAANNMPQFFANLGKAIVNVFISAIEWMVNKAIGMINSMIDFANKAASMVGISGIEKLNNVKIGRMDDGGMGKRIGDSMTQDRVGAMVNNIKERAANIHEDKAMKGAGGGGGSTKTHAPTGGGGGTGRKGGGRKGGGKGHAGGSGAAQDPMQDWEEEIKAQKLAHREMQRETLTHQEWDLAREAAYWREKLATVDAGSKTGLKLREKILTLEDQLSKQSTEAKMNQVAEWEKLDKHKLEMEKDAADQALADGRISQLERLDLEIEFENRRYQIAYDALQERIALAEQDPTYSQTAIDKLKAQMAELGQGHERTQAKNEGKRENQRRKDAPNIMEMLQDGGKNVWQEAQQQMGQAFTAMLTRAKSFRQAMNGVFSFMRQTFVQEMVSKPLAALMGRFAKEGAMWLANGARQIATQSATSATVTGIKQTETTTNVGMNAIQAAAEAFKAMAGIPYVGPVLAVGAAAAAMAAVYGLMSGMGGGGSSTSTTTTRIPSAAGGWDIPAGINPLTQLHENEMVLPAEHAQTIREMAGQSGGDDSTIIINSTGGDFIHKKDLAKLLKQMKRDFKFT, from the coding sequence ATGAGCGATTTAGAAGCAAAAATCAAAATAACCGTCGAAAACGGCACGGCGGCAGGGTTCAACCAGGCGGCAAATTCTGCCGAATCGGCTTCAAAGACCATTGAAAACGCCATCAATAACGTCAAAGCGAGATTGAAAACCCATTTTGACGATATGCAAAAGTCGATGGAACAGGCATTTCACGTCAATCCGTCGACTTTTAAAAACCTTGGCGATGCGCAAGAGGGGATGTTCAATAAAATCTCTTCTTCAGCGCGGAAAGTGTACGAAGAAACGCGTACGCCGATGGAGCAGTTTAAGGCGAAACTGGCAGAAGTCAACCAACTGCTGAATCTTGGCGCGATTGACGTAGAAACCTACGGGCGCAAGGTTGAGCAACTGAACAGCGAGCTTGAACAGACAGACGGCAAGGCTTCGGCTGCTGCTGGTGGGCTGGGCAAAATCGGGACGCTTTTGGCAGGATTGGCAAGCGTAGGCTTCGCAAAATCGATACTCGATACTGCCGATGCAATGCAGTTGATAAACAGCCAAGTCCGAATGGTCACGTCGTCTGAAACGGAGTATTTGTCCGTGCAGCGTCAGCTTTTGGATGTGGCAAACAATACCGGTGCTTCTTTGGAATCAACTGCCAGCCTGTACGTTTCCACGAGCCGCGCCTTAAAAGACTACGGCTACACGCAGCAGGAAATTTTGCAGTTTACCGAGGCAACCAACAACGCGATGACCATCGGCAACGTTGGTGCGCAACAACAGGCCGCCGCGTTAATGCAGTTATCGCAGGCGTTGGGTAGCGGTGTGTTGCAGGGCGACGAGTTTAAATCCATTGCGGATGCCGCACCGATTCTGCTTGATACGATTGCGGAATATATGGGCAAATCCCGCACTGAGATTAAAAAGCTGGGCAGTGAAGGGCAATTGACGGCGGATGTGATTTTTAAAGCCATATCGGGCGCATCGGAAAAATTAGGGAAGCAGGCGGCGAAGATTCCCATGACGATGGGTAAGGCGTTGACGGTGTTCTCGAACAACTGGCAAAGCATGGTTTCAAAGCTGATGAACGACAGCGGCACGATGTCAGGCATCGCGTCAATCATCAAGCTTATTGCGGATAACTTGACCTTGGTTGTGCCGATTGTGGCAGGCTTTGCGGTTGCTGTTGCCGCTGCGACGGCGCAGGTCATCGGCTTAAATGTTGCCATGCTGGCAAACCCATTCGGAATTATTGCCGTCTCAATCGGTACGGTGATCGGGCTGATTGCGAGATTCGGTGATGAAATCGATGTTTTCGGCGGCGGCTGGTCAAATCTTTCTGACGTGGTTCAGGCCGTCTGGCAAGTCATCACGGAGACCATCGGCGATGCTGTCGATACCGTCAAATCATGGTTTGGCGATTTGACGGCATGGGTTGATGAGGAGGTCGGCGGCTGGTCGTCGTTGTTCGAGCGCGTGATGGGGGTCATCTCAAGCACCATCGGGGCGTATATCAACGTCTATATCAACACCTTTGCAACCGGCTGGATGTTGATTAAAGAAGCCGCCAACAATATGCCACAATTCTTTGCCAATCTTGGCAAGGCTATCGTCAACGTGTTTATTTCTGCGATTGAGTGGATGGTAAACAAGGCCATCGGCATGATTAACAGCATGATTGACTTTGCCAACAAAGCCGCGTCAATGGTCGGCATTTCGGGCATTGAAAAGCTGAACAATGTCAAGATTGGACGGATGGACGACGGCGGGATGGGCAAGCGTATTGGCGACAGCATGACGCAAGACCGCGTCGGGGCGATGGTGAATAACATCAAGGAACGCGCGGCCAATATCCACGAAGACAAGGCAATGAAAGGCGCAGGAGGTGGCGGCGGTTCTACCAAAACTCACGCGCCTACCGGCGGCGGTGGCGGCACAGGTCGTAAAGGCGGCGGACGTAAAGGCGGTGGTAAGGGTCATGCAGGTGGCTCAGGAGCGGCTCAAGACCCAATGCAAGACTGGGAAGAGGAAATCAAAGCCCAAAAACTTGCACACCGTGAAATGCAGCGCGAAACGCTCACGCATCAAGAATGGGATTTGGCGCGTGAGGCCGCCTACTGGCGCGAGAAACTGGCAACGGTTGACGCAGGCAGTAAAACAGGCTTGAAGCTGCGTGAAAAAATCCTGACTCTTGAAGACCAGTTATCGAAGCAGTCAACTGAAGCGAAAATGAATCAGGTGGCCGAATGGGAGAAATTGGACAAACACAAGCTGGAGATGGAAAAGGACGCGGCAGACCAAGCCCTTGCAGACGGACGAATTTCACAACTCGAACGCCTGGACTTGGAAATCGAGTTTGAAAACCGCCGTTATCAGATTGCCTATGACGCATTGCAAGAACGGATCGCCCTTGCCGAACAAGACCCGACATACAGTCAGACGGCCATTGATAAGCTTAAAGCACAAATGGCGGAACTTGGGCAAGGCCATGAACGCACACAGGCGAAGAACGAAGGCAAACGCGAAAACCAACGCCGCAAAGATGCGCCCAACATCATGGAAATGCTTCAGGACGGCGGCAAGAACGTTTGGCAGGAAGCGCAGCAGCAGATGGGGCAGGCGTTCACTGCCATGCTGACAAGGGCGAAGAGCTTCAGGCAGGCGATGAACGGCGTGTTCTCCTTCATGCGTCAAACCTTCGTTCAAGAGATGGTCAGTAAGCCGCTGGCCGCGCTGATGGGGCGTTTCGCCAAGGAAGGCGCGATGTGGCTGGCTAACGGCGCACGCCAAATTGCCACGCAATCTGCTACATCGGCTACCGTAACCGGTATTAAACAGACTGAAACGACGACAAACGTCGGCATGAACGCCATTCAAGCGGCGGCCGAGGCATTTAAGGCGATGGCGGGTATTCCATACGTCGGTCCTGTTCTTGCCGTTGGCGCGGCGGCAGCAGCGATGGCGGCAGTCTATGGATTGATGAGCGGAATGGGCGGCGGCGGTTCTTCAACCTCAACGACCACAACACGGATTCCGTCGGCGGCAGGCGGTTGGGATATTCCGGCAGGCATCAACCCTCTCACCCAGTTGCATGAAAACGAGATGGTTTTGCCTGCTGAACACGCTCAAACCATCCGCGAAATGGCAGGCCAGTCAGGAGGAGACGACAGCACCATTATCATCAATTCGACAGGCGGCGACTTTATCCACAAAAAGGATTTGGCGAAGCTTTTGAAACAGATGAAACGTGATTTCAAATTTACTTAA
- a CDS encoding DNA topoisomerase IV subunit B, translated as MTKNNQYSESSITVLKGLEPVKERPGMYTRTDSPTHICQEVIDNAADEALGGFATEIDVRIHDDGSLSVHDNGRGIPVGLHPVEGVPVVELVFTRLHAGGKFNKKDGGSAYAFSGGLHGVGVSVTNALSTRLEVTVKREGKVHRIVFAGGDVVEPLAEVGKCAVKDSGTEVRVWPDGKYFESPNYSIPELERLLRAKAVLLPGVRVSLTRPVKGEDEAHTQTWHYPDGLKSYLTDLIADAQEAVPIFSCENYISDGHNGDFSIGEGAAFALTWLEEGSCANESYVNLIPTPLGGTHEAGLKQAVFNAVNNFINLHNLLPRGVKVQSDDVFGKTAFVLSARVLDPQFQGQTKDKLTNRDALKLVAAVSGDPLELWLNQNVDFGKKIAELAIRQAQARMRSVKKIEKKKGSGVAVLPGKLTDCESEDIRENELFLVEGDSAGGSAKLARDKATQAILPLRGKVLNSFEVHPDQLFGNAEIHDISVAIGVDPHGINDNPDLSGLRYGKIAILSDADVDGSHIQVLLLTLFYRHFPKLVANGHIYVAQPPLFRVDVNAQGKSKPARKFYALDQNELDSILERLQKEGVKETAYSISRFKGLGEMNPDQLKDTTMHPDTRRLLQVQIPEGADDETRDIFVKLMGKGEAAARRAWMEKEGDTAELDI; from the coding sequence ATGACTAAAAACAACCAATACAGCGAATCCAGCATTACCGTCCTCAAAGGCTTGGAGCCGGTCAAAGAACGTCCAGGCATGTACACCCGCACCGACAGCCCGACCCACATCTGCCAAGAAGTCATCGACAACGCGGCGGACGAGGCGTTGGGCGGTTTCGCCACTGAAATCGACGTGCGCATCCACGACGACGGTTCGCTTTCCGTACACGACAATGGGCGTGGCATTCCCGTCGGGCTGCACCCTGTCGAAGGCGTGCCCGTGGTCGAACTTGTGTTTACCCGTCTGCACGCGGGCGGCAAGTTCAACAAAAAAGACGGCGGCAGCGCGTATGCCTTTTCAGGCGGCCTGCACGGCGTGGGCGTGTCTGTTACCAACGCTCTCTCCACCCGCCTCGAAGTAACCGTCAAACGCGAAGGCAAAGTCCACCGCATCGTGTTTGCCGGCGGCGACGTGGTCGAACCGTTGGCGGAAGTAGGCAAATGCGCCGTCAAAGACAGCGGCACCGAAGTGCGCGTCTGGCCGGACGGCAAATATTTTGAAAGCCCGAATTACAGCATTCCCGAACTCGAACGCCTGCTGCGCGCCAAAGCTGTTTTACTGCCGGGCGTACGCGTTTCCCTGACCCGTCCGGTCAAAGGCGAAGACGAAGCACACACCCAAACTTGGCACTATCCAGACGGCCTGAAAAGCTATCTGACCGACCTCATTGCCGACGCTCAGGAAGCCGTGCCTATCTTCTCTTGCGAAAACTACATTTCAGACGGCCACAACGGCGATTTCAGCATCGGCGAAGGCGCCGCGTTTGCCCTGACCTGGCTGGAAGAAGGCTCGTGCGCCAACGAAAGCTACGTCAACCTCATCCCCACACCATTGGGCGGCACGCACGAAGCAGGCTTGAAACAAGCCGTGTTCAACGCCGTCAACAATTTCATCAATCTGCACAACCTCCTACCGCGCGGCGTGAAAGTACAAAGCGACGACGTGTTCGGCAAAACCGCCTTCGTCCTCTCTGCCCGTGTCCTCGACCCGCAATTTCAAGGTCAGACCAAAGACAAACTGACCAACCGCGACGCGTTGAAACTCGTCGCCGCCGTATCGGGCGACCCTTTGGAATTGTGGCTGAACCAAAACGTGGACTTCGGCAAAAAAATCGCCGAACTCGCCATCCGTCAGGCACAAGCGCGGATGCGTTCGGTTAAGAAAATCGAAAAGAAAAAAGGCAGCGGCGTCGCCGTCCTGCCCGGTAAGCTGACCGACTGCGAAAGCGAAGACATCCGCGAAAACGAACTCTTCCTCGTCGAAGGCGATTCCGCCGGCGGTTCCGCCAAACTCGCCCGCGACAAAGCCACCCAAGCCATCCTGCCCCTGCGCGGCAAAGTGCTCAACAGCTTTGAAGTCCACCCCGACCAACTTTTCGGCAATGCCGAAATCCACGACATTTCCGTCGCCATCGGCGTTGATCCGCACGGCATCAACGACAATCCCGATTTAAGCGGTCTGCGCTACGGCAAAATCGCCATACTGTCCGATGCCGACGTGGACGGCTCGCATATTCAAGTTTTGCTGCTGACCCTGTTCTACCGCCACTTCCCGAAACTGGTCGCCAACGGACACATATACGTCGCCCAGCCGCCGCTGTTCCGCGTCGATGTCAACGCACAAGGCAAAAGCAAACCCGCCCGCAAATTCTACGCCCTCGACCAAAACGAACTCGACAGCATTTTGGAGCGGCTGCAAAAAGAAGGCGTGAAAGAAACCGCCTATTCCATCAGCCGTTTCAAAGGCTTGGGCGAGATGAACCCCGACCAGCTCAAAGACACCACCATGCACCCCGACACCCGCCGCCTGTTGCAGGTACAAATCCCAGAAGGTGCTGATGACGAAACACGCGACATCTTCGTCAAACTGATGGGCAAAGGCGAAGCCGCCGCCCGCCGCGCATGGATGGAAAAAGAAGGCGATACGGCAGAATTGGATATTTAA
- a CDS encoding transposase, with translation MPTYAIIDSQSVKTASGAHDKGFDGGKKIKGRKRHIAVDTLGNLLSVVVHAANIHDTKAGIFVAKKAFETYPGLKGFCADAGYRNTFEREVSEQLGLTVEISKKIQDISWHILPKRWIVERTLAWLGWSQRLAKDFEQMNLSAENFVKLGYISQILKFIK, from the coding sequence ATGCCGACTTATGCCATTATTGATTCACAAAGTGTCAAAACAGCTTCCGGCGCACATGATAAAGGTTTTGACGGAGGTAAAAAAATCAAAGGCCGTAAGCGACATATAGCTGTTGATACGTTGGGTAACCTATTGTCTGTTGTGGTTCATGCAGCCAATATTCATGACACAAAAGCAGGTATTTTTGTAGCAAAAAAAGCGTTTGAGACCTATCCGGGTTTAAAAGGTTTCTGTGCAGACGCAGGTTATCGGAATACATTTGAGCGCGAAGTATCGGAGCAATTGGGTTTAACTGTTGAGATTTCAAAGAAAATTCAAGATATTTCTTGGCATATTCTGCCCAAACGTTGGATTGTAGAACGAACGCTTGCATGGTTAGGTTGGTCTCAACGTTTGGCAAAAGATTTTGAGCAGATGAATTTATCTGCTGAAAATTTTGTCAAACTAGGGTATATTTCACAAATATTAAAATTTATCAAATAG